From one Thamnophis elegans isolate rThaEle1 chromosome 9, rThaEle1.pri, whole genome shotgun sequence genomic stretch:
- the LOC116513359 gene encoding apelin receptor early endogenous ligand-like has product MRFPQLLLSWVLLLTGLLLVHGQRPANLANRRKLHRHHCSHRRCMPLHSRVPFP; this is encoded by the exons ATGAGATTCCCGCAGCTCCTTTTGAGCTGGGTTTTGCTGCTGACGGGGTTGCTTCTGGTCCATGGACAGAGGCCAG CAAACTTGGCCAACAGACGAAAACTACACAGACATCACTGTTCCCACAGGAGATGCATGCCCCTTCATTCCAGAGTGCCCTTCCCTTGA